From the Capnocytophaga sp. oral taxon 878 genome, the window TTGGGAAAAGTAAATCCAATTATTTAATTGCTTTTTCGTCGATTGGTTGTGCTTGAGGCTGTTTTTCATTTAAAAAGTTTTTGTTTCCTTTCATAGAGCAGGTAACATTGAACACGGCACCTGGTTCGATAGAAAGTTTATCAACATAAACCTCTCCTTCGATTACGGCGGTTGATTTCAGGCTAAGGATGCTGTTGATTTTGATAGTGCCTGTTACTTTACCTTCGATATCGGCATTTTCACAAGTTATGGTACCGCTTACTACGCCGGTGCGCCCTACTACGAGCTTACCTGTGGTTTGGAAAGTGCCTTCGACTTCGCCATCGATACGGAAATCGGATTTAGAAATAATATCGCCTTTAAATTTGGTTTCAGCAACGATGCGGTTGCTACTTCCTGAAGTGTTATCTACTGCCATAGTTTTTTTATTATCTCTTTCTTTGTTGTTAAACATATAATTTAGGGGGTATGAATGCAATTTTGTTGCCCCAAAGGTACAATATTTTTTTTGTTGCCACAAGTTTTTCGCTCTTTTTTTTGGAAAATATTTCTTAACTCATTGTTTTTCAGAGTGTAGTAGGGGGGTAGGGGGTAGGAGTTAGGGGATAGGAGATAGGGGGTTGAGAAAAATAGGCAGAAAATGGGAAAAGAGTGAGAAAAATGTAAGAATTGGGGGATTTTGTTGCGAATTTGGCAAAGTGAAAGATTAGGTATTTAGTAGCTGATTATCAGGTAGCTAAGGCTTATACTTCGTTTATAGTTCGTTTATCCTTCGTTATAGGTTCGTTTGAAGTAGGTAAAAGATAAGAGATAGGGGGTAAGAGGGTGGGGATGGAATGGGTTGATTATCAGGAGAAAGGGGTTAGGAGATAGGGGATAGTGTGGGGGGAGGTGATTTTTGCATTATTCGCAATGAAATGGAAAATAAGATGAGAAAAATTGAAAGGAGGAAGAGGGTAGAGGGGTGGTTTTTGTATTGCCTTAGGATTGTTTTACGATGGGTGAAATAGGCTGACTGATAGATGTTCCTTAAAATGTGGCTTCTAAAACCTAAAAAAAATTTTGCTACTTTCAAAAAAAGTCGTATCTTTGCCAAAAATTTACTTCGGTCTTGTAGTTCAACGGATAGAATAGAAGTTTCCTAAACTTTAGATCCAAGTTCGATTCTTGGCAGGACCACTCTTAACTAATTGAAAAGATTTTATGAAAGATTTAAATGTTTATATAGAAGACTTGCTCTATAAGCACCCTTGTGTTATTATACCTAAGTTTGGAGCATTTATTTCTAACCGGAAATCAGCCAAAATGAGAGATGACAAGACGTTTATGCCTCCTAAGCGGGAGCTTACGTTTAACCCGAGCCTAAATCAAAATGATGGCTTGCTAATAAAATATGTATCTGAACAAACAGGCATCACTTACAACTTGGTTGAAGATTATGTAAACCTTGTGGTAGAAGGGTGGAAGAATATCCTGCAACAGAACAGGCCTCTGACATTTGAAAGGGTAGGGACTTTCACTCTGACTCCTGAAAAGCGCATAACCTTTGCCCCAGAAGAAGATGTCAATTACTTAACTGATTCATTTGGTATGACACCCTTTATCCCTCACGAAGTACCAGGTTCTGATCTTAAGATAGCAGAGAACCAAATTAAACCAACCCTTAATGAACCTGTATTGCCGCCTGAAGAGGAGCTGGTGACTACTATTGAGAGTCCTATTACACAGATAGCGCCTCCTGCAGTTACGGCACCTAATGGCAATAAGAAGAAGAAAAGTGAAAAGCCATCGGGCGAAAGCAAAGTAGTACGCTTGAAGCCTTATATTAAATACTCGGCAGTGGCTGCGGTAGGTTTGGTTATTTTGGCTTATGGGGCTTATCTTTTCTTTAGTGAAAAGGTAGTGAATGAAGATGCTAATGGCGCTCAGTTTGCGGTTACTGATAGCCTTGTGCAAGATAGGCTAAACCAAAAGCTTAGTGAAGCGGCTGTATTTACTCCGCCTATTAGTATGCCGGTAGTAGCTATGCCTGTAGAAAAGGTAACTCCTAAGCCAGGGGCGAAGCCTTCTAACAATCAGGCTACCAATAGTACTAATAGCACTGCTGCAACTACTACCAATAGCGCTGCTACAACAGGGCAAAGTACTACAGTAGCACAGCCTAGCAGCAAGCCTGCTACAAGTGCTAGTGCAGGAGCCTCATCGGCTACTGGTACTAAAATGACTAATAGTGCCTTGGCAGCTAAAAAGTATCAGGTAATAGCAGGAGCCTTCCGTGAAGAGAAAAACGCACAAAAAAGAGTGCAGGAACTTCAGAAATTAGGTTATAAAAACGCTTTTGTTTTAGGAACGAATGCCAAAGGACTATACCAAGTAAGTTACGGTGGTTATGACAGTATGGACGAGGCTAAACTATTGCAGAAAGAGATTAAAGAATCCAAAGAAGAGAAGAACCTTGAAGGAGGCTGGATACTGACACACTAATATGATAATAAATTAACATTAAACCACGAATAAACCGCTGTAAAAGGCGGTTTTTCATATTAAGAAATCCTTAAAAATACAATGACCCTATCGGAAGAAAATTACTTAAAAGCTATCTTTCACCTCTTTAATGAAAATAATGAAGAGGTATCGACCAATGCTATAGCTGAGGCTATGGCAACTAAAGCCTCATCGGTTACTGATATGCTTAAAAAGTTGGCTGATAAGAAGCTGATTAACTACAGGAAGTACCAAGGAGTAACCCTTACCCCTAAAGGCAGACAAAAAGCAATAGCTATAGTGCGGAAACACCGTCTGTGGGAAGTGTTTTTGGTAGAAAAGCTTCATTTTTCATGGGATGAAGTGCATGAGATAGCGGAGGAATTAGAACACATACAATCGGACAAGCTTATAGAACGCCTTGATAAGTTTTTGGGTTACCCAGAGAAAGACCCTCATGGGGATCCGATTCCTAATAAGGAAGGGGTTATTGAGAACAGTATTAAGATCCTGCTTAGTGATCTTAATGAAGGAGATAAAGGAGTATGTGCAGCTGTAAAGAATACCTCTAAGGAGTTTTTGGTGTATCTGAATAAAATGCATATAGCCTTGGGCAATGAAATAGAGGTTATAAGCAAAGAACCTTTTGATAACTCAATGCAAATATTGGTTAGTGGTAAAGAAGTGAACCTCTCGGCTATGGTATGCCGGAATATATATATAAATGGTTAGAATATGAAAAAGAATACTAAAAATAAAATAGCCCTTATCTTGGGTATAGTTTCTCTTGTAATAAGTGGATGGCTTATTTACCGTTATTTTTATGAGTTGCGTTTTGAAGAGAAAACTATAGAACTCACTACCGAAGGCTGTGAAGAAAACTGCTTGAATATTAACTTAAATTACTTGCGCTGCAAAGGAGGTAGTAACTTTGCTAAAAATTTTAATGCCGAGATTGAAAGCCAAGTAGCAAACTTTTTGTTAAGCAATGAAGATACCTTACAGGTAGATGATATCAGTATAGAAAAAGCGTTGGAAACTTTTATGACTGACTATAATACAATACACGAGCATTTTCCTGATATTCCTGCTTATGAACTCACCCTTAGTGATAGCATTATGTGGAAAAACGAGAAGATGCTTACCCTTGTATCTAATCGGTACTCTTTTACCGGAGGTGCACAACCTGTAATAACTAAAGTATTTACGCACTTTGCACTGAACGATGGTTCGGTTATTACGAATGAAAACCTTTTTACTGACGAGAAAAAGGTAGCTGAAATAGCTGAGAAATACGTTAGGGAAGCACAAAAACAATCGACTATTGAGACCCTTAATGATAAAGGCTTTTGGTTTGAAGATAACCAATTCTGCCTTCCTAAAAACATAGGGGTAGCTGCCGATGGGCTTATCCTCTTTTACGAGCCTTTTGAGATAGCATCGTATATGAATGCTCCTTTTGAGGTAAAAATACCAATGAACGAAATAAGTGCCTATTTGGCATTTAAAAAATAATCAGTATTAGAATGAGAGAACAATTAAATACTCTTTATAAGGAGCTTATACATAAAAATGAGGTAGAAGGCTTAGCCTTTTTGGCAGAACAGTTTCCTAATGAAATAGTGTTCTCTACCAGTTTTGGATTAGAAGACCAAGCTATTACGCACCTCATTTTGGACAATAAACTTCCTATTAGTATTTTCACACTGGATACTGGTAGGCTTTTTAATGAAACCTACTCGGTGTGGGAGAGTACTAATGAGCGTTATAACACCTTTATCACTCCTTATTACCCTGAAACTAAGCGTATAGAAAAATATGTTGAAACTAATGGGCCATTGTCTTTTTACCGTTCGGTAGAACTGCGCAAGGAGTGTTGCCATATACGCAAAGTAGAGCCCCTAACAAGGGCACTTAAAGGTAAAAAAGTATGGATAACAGGCTTGCGAGCAGACCAAAGTAATGCACGTAAAGACCTTCCTATACTAGAGTGGGACGATACCTACCAACTATTTAAGTACAACCCTCTGCTACATTGGACGCTTGCAGATACTCAAGCCTTTATTAAAGCTCATAACATTCCTTATAATGTTCTTCATGATAAAGGTTTTGTGAGTATAGGTTGCGCTCCTTGTACCCGTGCTATTAAAGAAGGGGAAGACTTTCGGGCTGGACGCTGGTGGTGGGAAAGCAACAGCAAAAAAGAATGCGGCTTACACGAACATAAATAGGCTGCCTATTGATAAATAATAACAAAGAAAATAAACTTTAAAATAACAATAACATGAAAAAAACACTTTACACAGCCCTTATGGGCGTATTCGCTCTGTTAGCTTTTACAGCTTGCTCAAAATCTGATGATGATACTTCTAAGTATGAAAACTTACCTAATGAGGTTAAATCTATTGTATCTTTTGATGTGCTGAAAAAGTTGGAAGCTAGTGGTATGGTAATTAATTTAGGAACCACTCCGCCTAATATTGAGGGGAGTTATTCGGTAGCACCTTTTGAATTGGAATTTACTGATGTGCCAGATCCTGTATATGTGCCAGGTTATGTAATTACAGGTTATCAGTACCGTTTTTATGATCAAAAAGGTGTAAATGTAAAAACTGATTACGAAAATAAAGATATCTTTGCTCAAGAAAAAGCTCTTGGTAAAGGTACTATTATTTCGGGCTCAGGTAATAAGTTTACTGTTTTTATGGAGGTAGATGGGGAACATATAGGTGAAGCTACTTATAAAAATTTGGCTCTTCTTTCGGGCGAAGTAACACCTCAAGGTATTAAGAACTTTAAATACG encodes:
- a CDS encoding polymer-forming cytoskeletal protein — encoded protein: MFNNKERDNKKTMAVDNTSGSSNRIVAETKFKGDIISKSDFRIDGEVEGTFQTTGKLVVGRTGVVSGTITCENADIEGKVTGTIKINSILSLKSTAVIEGEVYVDKLSIEPGAVFNVTCSMKGNKNFLNEKQPQAQPIDEKAIK
- a CDS encoding SPOR domain-containing protein, which gives rise to MKDLNVYIEDLLYKHPCVIIPKFGAFISNRKSAKMRDDKTFMPPKRELTFNPSLNQNDGLLIKYVSEQTGITYNLVEDYVNLVVEGWKNILQQNRPLTFERVGTFTLTPEKRITFAPEEDVNYLTDSFGMTPFIPHEVPGSDLKIAENQIKPTLNEPVLPPEEELVTTIESPITQIAPPAVTAPNGNKKKKSEKPSGESKVVRLKPYIKYSAVAAVGLVILAYGAYLFFSEKVVNEDANGAQFAVTDSLVQDRLNQKLSEAAVFTPPISMPVVAMPVEKVTPKPGAKPSNNQATNSTNSTAATTTNSAATTGQSTTVAQPSSKPATSASAGASSATGTKMTNSALAAKKYQVIAGAFREEKNAQKRVQELQKLGYKNAFVLGTNAKGLYQVSYGGYDSMDEAKLLQKEIKESKEEKNLEGGWILTH
- a CDS encoding metal-dependent transcriptional regulator, whose translation is MTLSEENYLKAIFHLFNENNEEVSTNAIAEAMATKASSVTDMLKKLADKKLINYRKYQGVTLTPKGRQKAIAIVRKHRLWEVFLVEKLHFSWDEVHEIAEELEHIQSDKLIERLDKFLGYPEKDPHGDPIPNKEGVIENSIKILLSDLNEGDKGVCAAVKNTSKEFLVYLNKMHIALGNEIEVISKEPFDNSMQILVSGKEVNLSAMVCRNIYING
- a CDS encoding DUF3298 and DUF4163 domain-containing protein; the encoded protein is MKKNTKNKIALILGIVSLVISGWLIYRYFYELRFEEKTIELTTEGCEENCLNINLNYLRCKGGSNFAKNFNAEIESQVANFLLSNEDTLQVDDISIEKALETFMTDYNTIHEHFPDIPAYELTLSDSIMWKNEKMLTLVSNRYSFTGGAQPVITKVFTHFALNDGSVITNENLFTDEKKVAEIAEKYVREAQKQSTIETLNDKGFWFEDNQFCLPKNIGVAADGLILFYEPFEIASYMNAPFEVKIPMNEISAYLAFKK
- a CDS encoding phosphoadenylyl-sulfate reductase — encoded protein: MREQLNTLYKELIHKNEVEGLAFLAEQFPNEIVFSTSFGLEDQAITHLILDNKLPISIFTLDTGRLFNETYSVWESTNERYNTFITPYYPETKRIEKYVETNGPLSFYRSVELRKECCHIRKVEPLTRALKGKKVWITGLRADQSNARKDLPILEWDDTYQLFKYNPLLHWTLADTQAFIKAHNIPYNVLHDKGFVSIGCAPCTRAIKEGEDFRAGRWWWESNSKKECGLHEHK